The Geobacter sp. AOG2 genome includes a window with the following:
- a CDS encoding SulP family inorganic anion transporter → MAHAAAQHKGRRFPLFQGLLPLDGAQVPADIIAGITLAALAIPEVMGYTKISGTPVITGLYTILIPMALYALFGSSRHLVVGADSATAAILASSIAGFAAPRSGEWLALAGLLALMSAGFLFLARVARLGFLSDFLSRTVLVGFLSGVGIQVAVGEISGMLDLPGGGHGTVQKLLTTLKQVGQTNPVSLAVALAVLVIITGSRKISKKIPGALIAVIGAIIASWALNLENYGVRVLGPVPGGLPGIGLPEIAIDMSLIEKLVPTAFAMSVVILAQSAATARASAARSNEDFDENTDLVGLCLANIGAGLSGAFVVNGSPTKTRMVESAGGQSQLAQLTTSATVLMVLLFFTAPLAYMPGAVLSAVVFLIGAELVDIPEMKRIYVERPWEFWVALITAGVVVFVGVEQSILLAIVLSLVVHTRHGYFVTNMLIGPDETLKWRQRPVATGVQVLPGLMIYRFMHNMYYANSQVLAREVDELVRSADPPLSWFCIDAAAVDDVDFTAAETLRALHATLAGRGIRLVVCEVIDEVRAELDRSGLTDLFGPEAFYETPTAVVTAYADRNAPGPKPP, encoded by the coding sequence ATGGCACATGCCGCCGCACAGCACAAAGGACGCCGCTTCCCCCTGTTCCAGGGGCTCCTCCCCCTGGACGGCGCCCAGGTTCCGGCCGACATCATTGCGGGCATCACGCTGGCCGCCCTCGCTATCCCCGAGGTCATGGGCTACACCAAGATCTCCGGCACCCCGGTCATCACCGGCCTCTACACCATTCTTATCCCCATGGCCCTGTATGCGCTCTTCGGGTCGTCCCGGCATCTGGTGGTCGGCGCAGACTCGGCCACTGCGGCCATCCTCGCCTCCAGCATCGCAGGCTTCGCCGCCCCCCGGTCCGGCGAGTGGCTCGCCCTGGCAGGCCTGCTCGCGCTCATGTCCGCCGGATTCCTGTTCCTCGCCCGTGTCGCCCGGCTCGGCTTCCTGTCGGACTTCCTGTCGCGCACCGTGCTCGTCGGCTTCCTGTCCGGGGTCGGCATCCAGGTCGCCGTAGGCGAGATATCCGGGATGCTCGATCTGCCCGGCGGGGGGCACGGCACGGTCCAAAAACTCCTCACCACCCTGAAACAGGTCGGGCAGACGAACCCCGTATCCCTTGCGGTGGCGCTCGCCGTCCTCGTGATTATCACCGGATCGCGGAAGATTTCGAAAAAGATTCCGGGCGCCCTGATCGCGGTGATCGGCGCGATCATCGCCAGTTGGGCGCTCAACCTGGAGAACTACGGGGTACGCGTCCTCGGCCCTGTTCCGGGCGGCCTGCCCGGAATCGGTCTGCCCGAAATCGCCATCGACATGAGCCTGATCGAAAAACTCGTTCCCACAGCCTTTGCCATGTCCGTGGTGATACTCGCCCAGAGCGCCGCCACCGCACGAGCCTCTGCCGCCCGTTCCAACGAGGATTTCGACGAGAACACGGACCTGGTGGGGCTGTGTCTGGCCAACATCGGCGCCGGCCTGTCCGGGGCTTTTGTGGTGAACGGCAGCCCGACCAAGACCCGCATGGTGGAAAGCGCGGGCGGGCAGAGCCAGCTCGCCCAGCTCACCACGAGCGCCACGGTCCTCATGGTGCTCCTATTTTTCACCGCACCATTGGCCTACATGCCGGGAGCGGTCCTTTCGGCGGTGGTCTTCCTGATCGGGGCGGAGTTGGTCGATATTCCGGAGATGAAGAGGATCTACGTGGAGCGGCCGTGGGAGTTCTGGGTGGCCCTGATCACGGCCGGGGTGGTCGTCTTCGTGGGGGTGGAGCAAAGCATTCTCCTGGCCATCGTCCTTTCCCTCGTCGTCCATACGCGGCACGGTTATTTCGTGACCAACATGCTGATCGGTCCCGACGAGACGCTGAAGTGGCGGCAGCGGCCGGTCGCCACCGGGGTGCAGGTCCTGCCCGGTCTCATGATCTACCGCTTCATGCACAATATGTATTACGCCAACAGCCAGGTACTTGCCAGAGAGGTCGATGAACTTGTGAGGAGTGCAGACCCGCCCCTGTCGTGGTTCTGTATCGATGCGGCGGCGGTTGACGATGTGGACTTTACGGCGGCAGAAACCCTGCGCGCGCTCCACGCCACCCTGGCGGGCCGGGGCATCAGGCTCGTGGTGTGCGAGGTCATCGACGAGGTCCGCGCCGAACTCGACCGCTCCGGCCTCACCGACCTGTTCGGCCCGGAGGCTTTTTACGAGACGCCCACTGCCGTGGTGACCGCTTACGCCGACAGGAACGCCCCCGGTCCGAAGCCCCCCTGA
- a CDS encoding cache domain-containing protein has product MRSGYFRSLTLKTRMALAIASLFVLFVITTLYLTRSYFEHSFKQTITAQQFSLVSSLADSIDDKLRIAQNALKAAAESAPADAFTNPDKAQRFLDQRVGVLSIFDNGIYFINKDGRLIVESPYRPDRRGRDLGFREWVQKTVTSRKPYISEPYVSTHTPGRPAIVMTMPVFDQKGEMTGMMVGSLDLLGENFLAILSRVKIGATGYIFIVGMNRMLVVHPDRNRILKPAAPPGVNRMVDRAFAGFEGSGETVTSRGVPMLVSIKQMRMAPWFLGADYPQAEAYAPIRNAGRYFVLAAVTGTVLFLLVTWLTMKRLMAPLAVMTRHVAHLPEKQRHEHQIAIDSADEIGVLAAAFNTMIDTLDRQQDELRDQKQRIEDERGLLENEIAERRIAQEALSVKQQQLEALNSLLQRTNSELEKRISQAVSEIRQKDRILIQQQRQAAMGEMINNIAHQWRQPLNNIGLIVQNMLHSQEHGELTFEQMRTDVGKAMETLQFMSQTIDDFRNYFLPDKEKSLFSVKKAVNRTISIIEGSNGKTRISVKSGDGADPVIYGYPNEYSQVLLNVLINARDALSERNIRNPEIRVDIRSEEGKSVVTISDNAGGIPESIIGRIFDPYFSTKSPDKGTGVGLFMSRNIIEGSMNGSLTACNSAEGAEFRIEV; this is encoded by the coding sequence ATGCGTTCCGGTTATTTTAGAAGCCTGACCCTGAAAACCAGAATGGCACTGGCCATCGCCTCCCTGTTTGTCCTGTTTGTCATTACGACGTTATACCTCACCCGCTCGTATTTCGAGCATTCCTTCAAGCAAACCATCACCGCCCAGCAGTTTTCCCTCGTTTCAAGTCTGGCAGACAGCATAGACGACAAACTCAGGATCGCGCAAAATGCCCTGAAAGCGGCCGCCGAGAGCGCTCCGGCGGATGCCTTTACCAATCCGGACAAGGCCCAGCGTTTTCTGGACCAAAGGGTCGGCGTCCTTTCGATCTTCGATAACGGCATCTACTTCATAAACAAGGACGGCAGATTGATTGTGGAGAGCCCCTACCGCCCCGACCGCCGGGGAAGGGACCTGGGGTTCCGGGAATGGGTGCAGAAGACCGTCACAAGCCGGAAACCGTACATCTCCGAGCCATACGTGTCAACCCACACCCCGGGCCGGCCCGCAATCGTCATGACCATGCCGGTCTTCGACCAAAAGGGGGAGATGACCGGGATGATGGTCGGCAGCCTCGACCTGCTGGGTGAAAATTTCCTGGCGATCCTGTCCAGGGTCAAGATCGGCGCGACCGGTTACATCTTCATCGTCGGCATGAACAGGATGCTGGTGGTGCATCCCGACAGGAACAGGATCCTGAAACCGGCGGCGCCCCCGGGCGTCAACAGGATGGTGGACCGAGCCTTCGCTGGGTTCGAGGGGAGCGGCGAAACCGTTACCTCACGCGGGGTGCCCATGCTCGTTTCCATCAAGCAGATGCGTATGGCTCCCTGGTTCCTGGGGGCCGACTACCCCCAGGCCGAGGCGTACGCCCCCATCCGCAATGCCGGGCGCTATTTCGTCCTGGCCGCAGTCACGGGAACCGTCCTGTTCCTGCTGGTCACCTGGCTGACAATGAAGCGCCTCATGGCGCCGCTCGCCGTCATGACCCGGCATGTGGCGCACCTGCCGGAAAAACAGCGGCACGAACATCAGATCGCGATAGATTCCGCCGATGAGATCGGGGTGCTGGCGGCGGCATTCAACACCATGATCGACACCCTGGACCGGCAGCAGGATGAATTGCGGGACCAGAAACAGAGGATCGAAGATGAGCGGGGTTTACTCGAAAATGAGATCGCGGAGAGGCGGATAGCCCAGGAAGCCCTTTCGGTCAAACAGCAGCAGCTTGAGGCACTGAACAGCCTGCTCCAGAGGACCAACAGCGAGCTTGAGAAGCGTATCTCCCAAGCCGTCTCGGAGATTCGCCAGAAGGACCGGATATTGATCCAGCAGCAGCGGCAGGCAGCCATGGGCGAGATGATCAACAACATTGCCCACCAGTGGCGTCAACCGCTCAACAATATCGGCCTGATCGTCCAGAACATGTTGCATAGCCAGGAGCACGGAGAGCTCACCTTTGAGCAGATGAGGACCGATGTCGGCAAGGCGATGGAAACCTTGCAGTTCATGTCCCAGACCATCGACGATTTCAGAAACTATTTCCTCCCCGATAAGGAAAAGTCGCTGTTCAGCGTCAAAAAGGCGGTCAACAGGACCATCTCCATTATCGAGGGAAGTAACGGCAAGACAAGAATCTCCGTCAAGTCAGGCGATGGGGCCGATCCGGTCATCTACGGTTATCCGAACGAATACTCCCAGGTCCTTCTCAACGTCCTGATCAACGCCAGGGATGCCCTGTCCGAACGGAATATCCGCAATCCGGAGATCAGGGTCGACATCCGCTCCGAAGAGGGGAAGTCCGTCGTAACCATCAGCGATAACGCCGGCGGAATCCCGGAAAGCATCATCGGCAGAATATTCGACCCCTACTTTTCCACCAAGAGCCCCGACAAAGGGACCGGGGTAGGACTCTTCATGTCCAGGAACATCATCGAAGGCAGCATGAACGGAAGCCTTACGGCATGCAACTCGGCAGAAGGCGCCGAATTCAGGATAGAGGTCTGA
- a CDS encoding methyl-accepting chemotaxis protein, whose product MTTSNNGLSFGSKILLLVLACSIGLALSTTGIALKEYVGSYRNSIEMYKKSLFSDFDTQAKSEVEMAVSMLQAIYDRSQKDGTSPEEARKQGADLLRSLKYGKDGYFWADTTEGVNVVLLGKPAEGKSRIDLKDAKGKYLVREIIEKGRQPGGGFTDYWFPRAGATEPAPKRGYSLEFKPFGWVVGTGNYVDDLDALVKKAASESMQSVKQGIYLIIGATVVLIILISVISIFVTKRLLLHIGTEPAHLEEITQQVAAGDLTYRFEQGKGGVYEAMRRMVEQLRQVMDKVNKSSQEVASASVELNSNAEQTASASHEVVNQASTVATASEEMSATSMDIANNCHRAAESSNQAGKTAQAGAAIVRNTVDGMTRIADKVRSSAAVVEQLGTRSDQIGEIVATIEDIADQTNLLALNAAIEAARAGEQGRGFAVVADEVRALAERTARATREIGEMIKNIQGETRQAVSAMEEGVREVEQGTTEAARSGQALEEILEKINEVTLQINQIATAAEEQTATTREISDNIQQISEVVGMSAKSSLDISQSSSNLSQLSVELQDMVRMFRIQ is encoded by the coding sequence ATGACTACGTCAAATAACGGTTTGAGTTTCGGAAGCAAGATCCTTTTGCTCGTACTGGCGTGCAGCATCGGTTTGGCGCTATCGACGACCGGCATCGCGCTGAAGGAGTATGTCGGTTCGTACCGCAACTCCATCGAGATGTACAAGAAATCGTTGTTCAGCGATTTTGACACCCAGGCCAAGAGCGAAGTGGAGATGGCCGTCAGCATGCTGCAGGCGATCTACGACCGTTCCCAGAAGGACGGCACATCGCCGGAAGAGGCCCGGAAACAGGGCGCCGACCTGTTGCGCAGCTTGAAGTACGGCAAGGACGGCTATTTCTGGGCCGACACGACCGAAGGGGTTAACGTCGTCCTTCTGGGCAAACCGGCCGAGGGGAAGAGCCGCATCGACCTCAAGGATGCCAAAGGCAAATACCTTGTCCGTGAAATCATCGAAAAGGGGCGGCAGCCGGGGGGCGGCTTCACCGACTACTGGTTCCCCCGGGCGGGTGCGACCGAACCCGCCCCGAAACGGGGCTACTCGTTGGAATTCAAGCCCTTCGGCTGGGTGGTAGGCACCGGAAACTACGTGGACGACCTGGACGCCCTGGTCAAGAAGGCAGCCAGCGAGAGCATGCAAAGCGTCAAACAGGGCATCTACCTGATCATCGGAGCGACCGTGGTCCTGATCATCCTCATCTCCGTCATCTCGATCTTCGTTACCAAGCGCCTGCTTCTGCACATAGGCACCGAACCGGCCCACCTGGAGGAGATCACCCAGCAGGTGGCGGCCGGCGACCTGACCTACCGCTTCGAGCAGGGCAAGGGGGGGGTCTATGAGGCCATGCGCCGGATGGTGGAACAGTTGCGCCAGGTCATGGACAAGGTCAACAAAAGCTCCCAGGAGGTGGCCTCGGCGTCGGTGGAGTTGAACAGCAACGCCGAGCAGACGGCCAGTGCGTCCCACGAGGTCGTGAACCAGGCCAGTACCGTGGCTACAGCCAGCGAGGAGATGTCGGCCACCAGCATGGATATCGCCAACAACTGCCACCGCGCTGCGGAGAGCTCGAATCAGGCCGGCAAGACCGCCCAGGCCGGGGCCGCCATCGTCAGGAACACGGTGGACGGCATGACCCGCATCGCCGACAAGGTGCGCAGTTCCGCTGCCGTGGTCGAGCAACTCGGCACCCGCTCCGACCAGATCGGCGAAATCGTGGCCACCATCGAGGATATTGCCGACCAGACCAACCTGCTGGCGCTGAACGCCGCCATCGAGGCAGCCCGGGCCGGAGAACAGGGGCGCGGGTTCGCCGTCGTCGCCGACGAGGTGCGGGCCCTGGCCGAGCGCACCGCGCGGGCCACACGGGAGATCGGCGAGATGATCAAGAATATCCAGGGAGAAACCCGCCAGGCTGTTTCCGCCATGGAGGAAGGGGTTCGGGAGGTGGAACAGGGGACGACCGAGGCGGCCCGGTCCGGCCAGGCCCTGGAGGAGATCCTGGAGAAGATCAACGAGGTGACGTTGCAGATCAACCAGATCGCCACGGCGGCGGAGGAACAGACCGCCACCACCCGCGAGATCTCCGACAACATCCAGCAGATCTCCGAGGTTGTGGGGATGAGCGCCAAGAGTTCCCTGGACATTTCCCAATCCTCATCGAACCTTTCCCAGCTTTCCGTGGAGTTGCAGGATATGGTCAGGATGTTCCGGATCCAGTAG
- a CDS encoding response regulator gives MQPWKKLGQILVERGILTALSVERVLAVSKRQQKRFGWTLEDLGLVTGDELAGALAEQYGLKQVSNLANYSYSQEALGAITAEFALQNLIFPLKLEGGKLALAVADPTDMKVVDNFAMNSGLQVLPCVACRKHIYEAISKFYLGKNVQESKQTTVLVVDDDVLTQTVLRDLLAKQGYRVVIANDGMEGFKEVIANKPHIIIVDKVMPKLDGFALLKSLKVIPEIRSIPVILVSDKMTDEDEAQVFSMGFFDYVPKPIKEITLVSRVKRALNHADQRPDTCSV, from the coding sequence ATGCAACCATGGAAAAAACTTGGTCAGATTCTGGTGGAACGGGGGATTTTGACCGCCCTTTCCGTTGAACGGGTTCTTGCCGTTTCCAAACGGCAACAGAAACGCTTCGGCTGGACCCTGGAGGACCTGGGACTGGTCACGGGGGATGAGCTTGCCGGCGCTCTCGCAGAACAGTACGGGTTGAAACAGGTCTCGAACCTGGCGAACTATTCCTACAGTCAGGAGGCGTTGGGCGCCATCACTGCCGAGTTCGCGCTCCAGAATCTGATCTTTCCCCTGAAGTTGGAGGGAGGTAAGCTGGCTCTTGCAGTTGCCGATCCAACCGATATGAAGGTTGTCGATAATTTTGCGATGAATAGCGGATTGCAGGTCCTGCCGTGCGTTGCCTGCCGCAAGCACATCTACGAAGCCATCAGCAAGTTCTACCTGGGGAAGAATGTTCAGGAGTCAAAGCAGACAACGGTCCTCGTTGTGGACGATGACGTCCTCACCCAGACCGTCCTGAGGGACCTCCTGGCCAAACAGGGATACCGCGTTGTGATTGCCAATGACGGCATGGAGGGTTTCAAGGAGGTTATCGCCAACAAGCCTCACATCATCATTGTCGACAAGGTGATGCCCAAGCTGGATGGGTTTGCCCTGCTGAAATCCCTCAAGGTCATCCCCGAGATACGATCCATCCCGGTCATCCTCGTCAGCGACAAGATGACGGATGAGGACGAGGCCCAGGTCTTCTCCATGGGCTTTTTCGATTATGTCCCCAAACCGATCAAGGAAATAACCCTCGTATCCCGGGTCAAGCGGGCCTTGAACCATGCGGACCAGAGACCTGATACGTGCAGTGTGTAA
- a CDS encoding hydrolase: MKTELLNPANSAVIFIDFQPQMTFGVANIDRQTLFNNVLLLARAAKIFKVPTILTTVETKSFSGNMWPQLLDIFPDQEPIERSSMNSWESEEFVAAVKATGRSKLVMAALWTEVCLTFPALEAMRAGFEVYAVEDASGGTSVTAHNAAMRRVEQAGAAPVTALQVLLEYQRDWAHKETYNDVMAVVKELCGAYGQGVEYAYTMVHGAPPSRAGAGH; encoded by the coding sequence ATGAAGACCGAATTACTCAATCCGGCCAACAGCGCCGTCATCTTCATTGATTTTCAACCCCAGATGACCTTCGGGGTTGCCAACATCGACCGCCAGACCCTTTTCAACAACGTTCTGCTGCTCGCCAGAGCGGCAAAGATCTTCAAGGTCCCGACCATCCTCACCACCGTCGAGACCAAAAGTTTTTCGGGCAATATGTGGCCCCAACTCCTGGACATTTTCCCCGATCAGGAACCGATCGAACGCAGTTCCATGAACTCGTGGGAAAGCGAGGAATTCGTCGCCGCCGTGAAGGCGACCGGGAGAAGCAAGCTGGTCATGGCCGCCCTCTGGACCGAGGTCTGCCTGACCTTTCCCGCCCTGGAGGCCATGAGGGCGGGGTTCGAGGTCTATGCCGTCGAGGATGCGTCGGGGGGCACTTCGGTGACGGCGCACAACGCCGCCATGCGCCGCGTGGAGCAGGCGGGCGCGGCTCCGGTGACCGCACTTCAGGTCCTTCTCGAGTACCAGCGGGATTGGGCGCATAAAGAGACCTACAACGACGTCATGGCGGTGGTCAAGGAACTGTGCGGTGCCTATGGACAGGGTGTGGAGTACGCCTACACCATGGTGCACGGCGCACCTCCCAGCCGGGCCGGCGCCGGGCACTAG
- a CDS encoding OsmC family protein: protein MKINRNGSAQWQGGIKDGKGAISTGSGALHAYPYGFSSRFEGVPGTNPEELLGAAHAGCFTMALSLILGEANLTAERMDTTATVTLEQVEGGYAITAVHLKLEAKVPGADQATLERLAAIAKAGCPVSKLFNTEITLEATLVP from the coding sequence ATGAAGATCAATCGCAACGGATCGGCCCAATGGCAAGGCGGCATCAAGGACGGCAAGGGGGCCATCTCCACCGGAAGCGGCGCCCTGCATGCCTATCCCTACGGTTTTTCCAGCCGCTTCGAGGGGGTGCCGGGCACCAACCCGGAAGAGTTGCTCGGGGCGGCCCACGCCGGATGCTTCACCATGGCCCTCTCCCTCATCCTGGGCGAGGCGAACCTCACCGCCGAACGGATGGATACCACGGCCACGGTCACCCTGGAACAGGTGGAGGGCGGCTATGCCATTACCGCCGTCCACCTGAAGCTGGAGGCCAAGGTTCCCGGGGCGGACCAGGCAACCCTGGAACGGCTTGCCGCCATAGCCAAGGCCGGATGTCCGGTTTCCAAGTTATTCAATACCGAGATCACCCTGGAAGCGACACTCGTGCCATAG
- a CDS encoding alpha/beta fold hydrolase, whose protein sequence is MLDQTISSRRGFTVGCAIIAALALLIVSPLRATAAPVPAGFAERFAQVNGVRLHYLIGGTGSPVVLLHGYAETGLMWRPLMKPLARHHTVIVPDLRGVGGSAKPETGYDKKNMAVDIHELVTSLGLDRVSIVGHDIGLMVAYAYAAQFPRGTERVVLMDAFLPGIGNWKEVWLMRDLWHFHFYGAVPLALVKGRERTYFEHFWNDFAADPKHSVPEADRRLYAKAYAQPGGMRAGFEYFRNFERDAKDFEQLSQTKLPMPVLVLTGEKASGTFLIEQAKLVATNVRGVVVPGSGHWLMEEAPTVVIPAIIDFINGSPGPGMQ, encoded by the coding sequence ATGTTAGATCAAACGATATCATCCCGACGGGGCTTTACCGTCGGTTGTGCCATCATTGCCGCACTGGCGCTGCTGATCGTTTCACCTCTCCGCGCTACTGCAGCGCCGGTCCCGGCCGGCTTTGCCGAGCGCTTCGCCCAAGTCAACGGGGTCAGGCTGCACTACCTCATAGGCGGCACGGGCAGCCCCGTGGTCCTGCTGCACGGTTATGCCGAAACCGGCCTGATGTGGCGCCCGCTCATGAAACCGCTTGCCAGGCACCATACCGTCATCGTTCCCGACCTGCGCGGCGTGGGCGGATCGGCAAAACCGGAGACCGGTTACGACAAGAAGAACATGGCCGTGGACATCCACGAATTGGTCACCTCGCTCGGCTTGGACCGGGTGAGCATCGTCGGACACGATATCGGCCTGATGGTGGCCTACGCCTACGCCGCCCAGTTCCCCCGTGGCACCGAGCGCGTCGTGCTGATGGATGCTTTCCTGCCCGGCATCGGCAATTGGAAGGAGGTCTGGCTGATGCGCGACCTGTGGCACTTCCATTTCTACGGTGCGGTGCCGCTGGCCCTGGTCAAGGGACGTGAGCGCACCTACTTCGAGCATTTCTGGAACGACTTTGCCGCAGATCCCAAACATTCGGTACCCGAAGCCGACCGCCGCCTCTATGCCAAGGCCTACGCCCAGCCCGGCGGCATGCGCGCCGGGTTCGAGTATTTCCGCAACTTCGAGCGGGACGCGAAGGACTTCGAGCAGCTTTCCCAGACCAAACTCCCCATGCCGGTGCTGGTCCTGACCGGCGAAAAAGCCAGCGGCACCTTCCTCATCGAGCAAGCCAAGCTGGTGGCTACGAATGTCAGGGGGGTGGTTGTCCCCGGCTCTGGGCACTGGCTGATGGAGGAGGCTCCCACCGTGGTGATTCCCGCGATCATCGACTTCATCAATGGTTCGCCGGGTCCAGGTATGCAGTAA
- a CDS encoding antibiotic biosynthesis monooxygenase — MNSHGTPEKTAEVIAVLTLRTVKAGCEEQFEAALHDFIKRSLHTEGQLGVHVLRPEPGSGSHEYGIVRRFNTSAFRDRFYDSPLFRQWESIVAPLTEGEPRRQELSGLETWFTLPGQQALIPPPRWKMAVVTVIGVWPVSMLVPWLLNPFITNLPQLLQALAIAVGIVIVLTWAVMPALARTLRPWLEHRPDKG; from the coding sequence ATGAACTCCCACGGAACACCTGAGAAAACGGCAGAGGTCATCGCCGTGCTGACATTGCGCACGGTCAAGGCCGGGTGCGAAGAACAGTTCGAGGCCGCACTTCACGATTTCATCAAGCGCTCCCTGCATACCGAGGGGCAGTTGGGGGTGCACGTGCTGCGCCCGGAACCGGGCAGCGGGTCGCATGAATACGGGATTGTGCGCCGCTTCAACACAAGTGCGTTCCGCGACCGTTTTTATGACTCGCCCCTGTTCCGCCAGTGGGAATCAATTGTCGCGCCGTTGACCGAAGGAGAGCCCCGGCGTCAGGAGTTGTCCGGCCTGGAAACCTGGTTCACCCTCCCCGGCCAACAGGCGCTGATCCCCCCGCCACGCTGGAAGATGGCCGTCGTCACGGTCATAGGCGTCTGGCCGGTCAGCATGCTGGTCCCCTGGCTGCTGAACCCTTTCATAACCAACCTGCCCCAGCTACTGCAAGCTTTGGCAATAGCCGTGGGCATTGTCATTGTTCTCACGTGGGCGGTCATGCCGGCGTTGGCGAGAACCCTCCGGCCCTGGCTGGAACACCGCCCTGATAAGGGGTAG
- a CDS encoding amidohydrolase: protein MNAPDMILYNGAIATPDGANPSVSAIALSDGRISAVGGEELLAGAPAGTRRIDLKGRTVIPGLNDSHIHVIRGGLNFNMELRWDGVPSLALALRMLRDQARRTPPPQWVRVIGGWTEFQFAERRMPTLEEINAAAPDTPVFVLHLYDRAFVNRAGLRALGYTKETPNPPGGEIQRDRFGNPTGLLIAKPNALILYASLAKGPKLAFDDQVNSTRHFMRELNRLGITSCIDAGGGFQNYPDDYRVVEELAGRDELTLRIAYNLFTQRPGQEYDDFAHWADITEPGKGNDVYKVNGAGEMLVFSAADFEDFLEPRPDLQPVLEAELKKVVALLVEKRWPFRLHATYDESISRFLDVFEAIDREIPFNGLRWFFDHAETISERSMERVRRLGGGIAIQDRMAFQGEYFVERYGKKAASIAPPISTMLRMGIPVGAGTDATRVSSYNPWVSLYWLVTGKTVGGLALYGEENRLDRAAALELYTEGSSWFSGDDGKKGRIAVGQLADLAVLSADYFSVPDEEIKGIESLLTIMGGRIVHGAGEFASLAPPLPPVSPDWSPTGVYGGAYRDEHGAPEVQALAAAVSCDDPLHRHTHRVFGEDGPWGVGCTCFAF from the coding sequence ATGAACGCACCTGACATGATTCTGTATAACGGCGCCATTGCCACACCGGATGGCGCAAATCCTTCTGTTTCCGCCATTGCCCTGAGCGACGGGCGGATCAGCGCCGTGGGCGGTGAAGAACTGCTTGCGGGCGCCCCTGCCGGGACCCGGCGGATCGACCTCAAGGGGCGGACCGTCATCCCCGGCCTGAACGATTCCCATATCCACGTGATCCGGGGGGGGCTCAACTTCAACATGGAACTGCGCTGGGACGGCGTCCCGTCCCTGGCCCTGGCGTTGCGCATGCTGCGCGACCAGGCCCGCCGCACCCCCCCGCCCCAGTGGGTACGGGTCATCGGCGGCTGGACCGAGTTCCAGTTCGCCGAGCGGCGCATGCCGACCCTGGAGGAGATCAACGCCGCTGCCCCGGACACCCCGGTCTTTGTTCTGCACCTGTACGACCGGGCGTTCGTCAACCGGGCCGGACTCCGGGCCCTGGGGTACACGAAGGAAACCCCAAATCCACCGGGCGGAGAGATCCAGCGGGACCGGTTCGGCAATCCCACAGGTTTGTTGATCGCAAAGCCCAATGCCCTGATCCTCTACGCCAGCCTGGCCAAGGGGCCGAAGCTCGCCTTCGACGACCAAGTCAATTCGACCCGCCACTTCATGCGCGAATTGAACCGGCTGGGGATTACCAGTTGTATCGATGCCGGCGGCGGCTTCCAGAACTACCCCGACGACTACCGGGTGGTGGAGGAGTTGGCCGGACGGGACGAACTTACCCTGCGCATCGCCTACAACCTGTTCACCCAGCGCCCCGGTCAGGAGTACGACGACTTTGCCCATTGGGCCGACATCACCGAACCGGGGAAAGGCAACGATGTCTACAAGGTGAACGGCGCAGGCGAGATGCTGGTCTTTTCCGCCGCCGACTTCGAGGACTTTCTGGAGCCGCGCCCCGACCTGCAACCGGTCCTGGAGGCGGAACTGAAGAAGGTGGTTGCCCTGCTGGTGGAAAAACGCTGGCCGTTTCGACTGCACGCCACCTACGATGAGTCCATCTCCCGGTTCCTGGACGTATTCGAGGCCATCGACCGTGAGATTCCCTTCAACGGGCTGCGCTGGTTCTTCGACCATGCCGAGACCATCTCGGAGCGGAGCATGGAGCGGGTGCGCCGCCTGGGCGGCGGCATTGCCATCCAGGACCGTATGGCCTTCCAGGGCGAATACTTTGTGGAGCGATACGGGAAAAAAGCGGCCAGCATTGCGCCGCCCATCTCGACAATGCTCCGCATGGGAATACCGGTGGGCGCGGGCACGGACGCCACCAGGGTGTCCAGCTACAACCCCTGGGTCTCGCTCTACTGGCTGGTGACCGGCAAGACCGTGGGAGGTCTTGCCCTGTACGGCGAGGAAAATCGCCTGGACCGGGCCGCGGCCCTTGAGCTCTACACCGAGGGTAGTTCATGGTTTTCCGGGGACGACGGGAAAAAGGGACGCATTGCGGTGGGGCAACTCGCCGATCTGGCGGTGCTGTCGGCCGATTATTTCAGCGTGCCCGACGAGGAGATCAAGGGGATCGAGTCGCTTTTGACCATCATGGGCGGACGCATCGTGCATGGCGCGGGCGAATTCGCTTCCCTGGCGCCGCCCTTGCCACCGGTTTCTCCCGACTGGTCGCCCACCGGCGTCTACGGCGGGGCCTACCGGGACGAGCATGGCGCACCCGAGGTGCAGGCCCTGGCGGCGGCCGTCTCATGCGACGACCCGCTCCACCGGCATACCCACCGGGTTTTCGGCGAGGACGGTCCTTGGGGGGTCGGTTGTACATGCTTTGCATTCTGA